A single region of the Bacteroides luhongzhouii genome encodes:
- a CDS encoding AraC family transcriptional regulator, protein MKNSIPRYTFYKNKYGSELLVDVVELKYVKRFLAESAIHTLNYYDVTFITEGKGSFSVDNQTYEVTPCDVLFSKPGEIRNWDTYHIINGYALIFEEEFLSSLFKDSLFVQHLSFFQLESFSSRLHLSNELYARILQILHHIKMEIDSYQQNGVHVLRALLYEVLMLLDRAYLKMTSIEEGGSRETTNNHVSKFMKLVNIHSKEQHSVQYYADKLCITSNYLNEMVTSTMGFSAKQYIQNKVMDEAKRLLVYTNFPVSDIAFELCFSTVSYFIRSFRQHTGETPLFYRKTHKP, encoded by the coding sequence ATGAAAAACTCAATACCTCGATATACTTTTTATAAGAATAAGTATGGAAGCGAGCTTTTGGTCGATGTTGTAGAACTGAAATATGTGAAGAGGTTCTTGGCTGAAAGTGCTATTCACACTTTGAATTATTATGATGTTACTTTTATAACAGAAGGTAAAGGCAGTTTTTCAGTCGATAACCAAACCTATGAAGTAACTCCATGTGACGTTCTATTCTCTAAACCGGGAGAAATCCGGAACTGGGATACGTATCATATCATCAATGGTTATGCGCTGATTTTCGAGGAAGAGTTCTTGTCTTCTCTCTTTAAAGATTCTTTGTTTGTACAGCATCTTTCGTTTTTTCAGCTGGAAAGCTTTTCATCAAGACTACATTTGTCGAATGAGCTTTATGCCCGTATACTCCAAATTTTGCATCATATAAAGATGGAGATTGATTCGTATCAGCAAAACGGTGTGCATGTATTGAGAGCGTTGCTTTATGAAGTCCTGATGTTATTGGACCGGGCTTATCTTAAAATGACTTCGATAGAAGAGGGCGGGAGTAGAGAAACGACTAATAATCATGTAAGTAAATTCATGAAATTGGTAAATATCCATTCAAAAGAGCAACATTCGGTTCAGTATTATGCGGATAAACTCTGTATTACTTCAAACTATTTGAATGAGATGGTAACCTCGACAATGGGCTTCAGCGCAAAACAATATATTCAGAATAAAGTGATGGATGAGGCTAAAAGACTGCTCGTTTATACAAACTTCCCCGTATCGGATATTGCTTTTGAACTCTGCTTTTCAACGGTTTCCTATTTTATCCGCAGCTTCCGGCAACATACGGGAGAAACTCCATT
- a CDS encoding MATE family efflux transporter, which produces MKELDLTQGSVPKVLLQFAVPFLIANVLQALYGGADLFVVGQYDDSASVATVAIGSQVMQTITGIILGITTGTTVLIAIATGAKDNRKVAFTIGSSVWLFSIIGVLLTLVMVLFHGQIAEVMHTPAEAMADTKSYILVCSMGILFIVGYNVVCGILRGLGDSKTPLYFVGLACVINIVLDFILVGYFHWGATGAAIATVTAQGVSFGIALCFLYRHGFHFDFSRKDIRLNRNLSKKIMVLGAPIALQDALINVSFLIITVIVNQMGVIASASLGVVEKIIVFAMLPPMAISSAVATMTAQNYGAGLIKRMNKCLASGIGIALVFGVSVCVYSQFLPETLTAFFTKDTAVVAMAADYLRGYSIDCIIVSFVFCINSYFSGQGNSLFPMIHSLIATFLFRIPLSYWFSQMDSSSLFIMGFAPPISTVVSLLICIWYLRYTQRKLYLRGTLMPAMSN; this is translated from the coding sequence ATGAAAGAGTTAGATTTGACACAAGGAAGTGTACCGAAGGTATTGTTGCAGTTTGCAGTACCTTTCCTGATTGCCAATGTGCTCCAGGCACTGTATGGTGGGGCCGACCTTTTCGTTGTAGGACAATATGATGATTCGGCAAGTGTAGCGACCGTGGCTATCGGTAGTCAGGTGATGCAGACAATTACAGGTATTATTCTGGGCATTACCACCGGAACAACGGTGCTAATTGCCATTGCTACCGGAGCTAAAGACAATCGGAAGGTTGCTTTTACCATTGGCTCTTCTGTATGGCTGTTTTCAATTATCGGCGTGCTGCTTACTTTGGTCATGGTGCTTTTTCATGGTCAGATAGCAGAAGTGATGCATACTCCTGCTGAAGCTATGGCAGATACGAAAAGCTATATTCTGGTATGCTCTATGGGCATTCTGTTTATAGTGGGATATAATGTTGTATGTGGTATTCTGCGTGGATTGGGTGATTCTAAGACACCGCTTTATTTTGTAGGTTTGGCATGTGTAATCAATATAGTGCTCGATTTTATACTGGTCGGTTATTTTCATTGGGGAGCTACAGGAGCGGCTATTGCTACTGTCACTGCACAAGGCGTCAGCTTTGGAATAGCACTTTGTTTTTTATATCGGCATGGATTCCACTTTGATTTCTCACGGAAGGATATCCGTTTGAACCGGAATCTGTCTAAAAAGATCATGGTATTGGGAGCGCCTATTGCTTTGCAAGATGCTTTAATCAATGTCTCATTTCTGATTATCACTGTCATTGTGAATCAGATGGGAGTCATTGCGTCTGCTTCTTTAGGTGTTGTTGAGAAAATTATTGTGTTTGCCATGCTGCCTCCGATGGCTATATCGTCGGCTGTAGCAACCATGACTGCACAAAATTACGGGGCGGGACTTATCAAGAGAATGAATAAATGTCTTGCTTCCGGAATAGGGATTGCTCTTGTTTTCGGTGTGTCGGTTTGCGTGTATTCGCAATTCTTGCCGGAGACTCTCACCGCTTTCTTTACGAAAGATACCGCTGTGGTGGCAATGGCGGCAGATTACCTGCGGGGATATAGCATTGACTGTATCATAGTCAGTTTCGTGTTCTGCATTAATTCTTATTTCAGCGGACAAGGGAACTCGTTATTCCCGATGATTCACAGTCTGATAGCCACTTTCCTGTTCCGTATACCATTGTCATACTGGTTCAGTCAGATGGATAGCTCGTCGCTGTTTATCATGGGATTTGCTCCGCCCATTTCAACGGTGGTTTCATTATTGATTTGTATCTGGTATTTGCGATATACCCAAAGGAAATTATACTTGAGAGGCACATTGATGCCTGCTATGTCGAATTAG
- a CDS encoding STM4011 family radical SAM protein: MKNEGSLLSVKRIYYRGKLNSCNYSCSYCPFGKKSHLVATTQDEQAWNRFITAIEQWKGGPLQLFIIPYGEALIHRYYRKGIIHLAALPQVAGISCQTNLSFSAKQWLDEIRMSPAVISKIRLWASFHPEMVSVEKFVGQIHILHHAGMEVCAGAVGNPSAKAVLNDLRKTLSPDIYLFINAMQGLSSPLSQEDILFFRQLDNLFEYDLKNAPAQWGVCAGGKSNCFVDWKGDMYACPRSRVKLGNFYQGDSSILPLSCKRKVCDCYLAFSNLNNHPLHRIMGEGTFWRIPDRPLITTVFFDVDGTLTDAGGKVPESYANALRAMAQSASLYLATSLSMEQARRKLGKTLFDLFKGGVFADGGLLSYSGQVKCLPVEVPDIYGESAKVTVHSYEGVVYKYSILVRNKEQREDILVRLKESHCQVFHKAPLITVIHHEASKKEGLLQLCQALSLSSEHTLVVGNSLKDWPMMSAVSHSCAVMNAESLLKERARYTLNPDRLLAFFRFSNRDSIDRVLSIKI, translated from the coding sequence ATGAAAAACGAGGGTTCTTTACTTTCCGTCAAACGTATTTATTATCGTGGTAAATTGAATAGCTGCAATTATAGCTGCTCTTATTGTCCCTTCGGTAAAAAGTCGCATCTGGTAGCCACTACGCAGGATGAACAGGCGTGGAACCGTTTTATTACGGCTATTGAACAATGGAAAGGGGGACCTTTGCAGTTATTTATTATTCCTTACGGTGAAGCATTGATACATCGTTATTATCGGAAAGGGATTATCCATTTAGCAGCGTTGCCACAAGTGGCTGGGATTTCCTGTCAGACTAATCTTTCTTTTTCTGCTAAACAGTGGCTTGATGAAATTCGTATGTCTCCGGCTGTTATAAGTAAGATCAGGCTTTGGGCTAGTTTTCATCCCGAGATGGTGTCGGTAGAGAAATTTGTGGGGCAGATTCATATTCTCCATCATGCAGGAATGGAGGTATGTGCCGGAGCCGTAGGAAATCCGTCTGCAAAAGCGGTACTTAATGATTTGCGGAAGACTCTTTCACCTGACATTTATTTGTTTATTAATGCCATGCAGGGATTAAGTTCACCGTTGAGTCAGGAAGATATTCTGTTTTTTAGGCAATTGGATAATCTCTTTGAATACGACTTGAAGAATGCTCCTGCACAATGGGGCGTTTGTGCAGGAGGAAAAAGCAATTGTTTTGTTGATTGGAAAGGGGATATGTATGCTTGTCCCCGAAGTCGGGTGAAGCTAGGTAATTTTTATCAGGGTGATAGCTCTATACTGCCACTATCTTGTAAGAGAAAGGTTTGTGACTGTTATCTTGCTTTTAGTAACCTGAACAACCACCCTCTGCATAGAATAATGGGTGAAGGGACGTTTTGGCGAATACCGGATAGGCCACTTATTACTACTGTTTTCTTCGATGTGGATGGAACGCTGACTGACGCAGGGGGAAAGGTGCCTGAAAGTTATGCTAATGCATTGCGAGCTATGGCACAGTCGGCTTCATTGTATCTTGCCACTTCTCTGTCGATGGAACAAGCAAGAAGGAAACTGGGGAAGACTCTTTTCGATTTATTCAAGGGAGGAGTGTTCGCAGATGGAGGTTTATTGTCTTATTCGGGTCAGGTCAAGTGTTTGCCAGTGGAAGTGCCGGATATTTATGGAGAATCGGCAAAAGTTACTGTTCATAGTTATGAAGGAGTGGTTTACAAATATAGTATATTGGTGCGTAATAAAGAACAGAGAGAAGATATTCTTGTCCGGTTAAAAGAAAGTCACTGTCAGGTTTTTCATAAAGCTCCACTTATCACAGTGATTCATCATGAAGCAAGTAAGAAGGAGGGACTACTTCAGCTGTGCCAAGCTTTGAGTCTATCTTCTGAACATACTTTAGTTGTAGGAAATTCGTTAAAGGACTGGCCGATGATGTCCGCAGTGTCTCATTCATGTGCCGTCATGAATGCAGAATCATTATTAAAAGAACGGGCGCGTTATACGCTGAATCCGGATCGGTTATTAGCTTTCTTCCGTTTCTCCAACAGAGATTCTATAGATCGGGTTTTATCTATTAAAATTTGA
- a CDS encoding STM4012 family radical SAM protein, whose amino-acid sequence MNQPLPRYVDYMYSYPHKTAYRPFPSPVSLVPYMEQVEGQKASLYFHIPFCSHKCGYCNLFSLQTNRADYIATYLEALHKQAQQLSPLTTGLIFDSFAIGGGTPLLLTVSQLEYLLETAALFGVHPSHAFTSVETSPEYADPARLTLLKQAGVARVSIGIQSFLNEELTALKRRPRQDTINQALETIGKMEFPFFNIDLIYGIKGQTVDSFLFSLEQALLFQPNELFIYPLYVRQGTAITERESDDVCFQMYCAARDMLKDRGFLQTSMRRFVHHPSTDAEISCGDEVMLSCGSGGRSYLGNLHYATRYTVCQRCIAGEIDDYMGTADFTVARNGFILSQEERRQRFIIKNLMYYMGLDKAEYERRFGESSDDIPLFRQLAERQWIENTDSRICLTSEGMAYSDYIGQLFITPEIRGLMETYSY is encoded by the coding sequence ATGAATCAACCGCTACCACGATATGTAGACTATATGTATAGCTATCCACATAAAACAGCCTATCGTCCTTTTCCATCCCCGGTTTCGCTGGTTCCTTATATGGAACAGGTGGAAGGGCAGAAGGCATCGCTTTATTTTCATATTCCTTTTTGTAGTCATAAATGTGGATATTGTAACCTGTTTTCTCTACAAACAAATCGTGCGGATTATATCGCGACCTATTTGGAAGCCCTTCACAAGCAGGCACAACAGTTGTCACCTCTTACCACCGGACTGATATTTGATAGTTTCGCTATTGGAGGAGGTACGCCATTGCTCCTCACTGTTTCCCAACTGGAATACTTGTTGGAGACGGCTGCCTTGTTCGGAGTTCATCCTTCACATGCTTTTACTTCCGTAGAGACATCACCGGAGTATGCTGATCCTGCACGTTTGACATTGTTGAAACAAGCAGGAGTGGCTCGTGTAAGTATAGGTATACAAAGTTTTCTCAACGAAGAATTAACAGCTTTGAAAAGACGTCCCCGGCAAGACACGATAAATCAGGCGTTGGAAACTATCGGGAAGATGGAATTTCCTTTTTTTAATATTGACTTGATTTACGGAATCAAAGGACAAACAGTGGATAGTTTTCTCTTTTCCCTGGAGCAGGCTCTTCTGTTTCAGCCTAACGAACTCTTTATCTATCCATTATATGTGCGACAGGGAACAGCTATCACGGAGCGGGAATCTGATGATGTCTGTTTTCAGATGTATTGTGCCGCTCGTGATATGTTGAAAGATAGAGGCTTTCTACAAACTTCGATGCGGCGTTTTGTTCATCATCCGTCTACTGATGCGGAAATCTCATGTGGAGATGAAGTGATGCTTTCGTGTGGTTCCGGTGGACGCAGTTATTTGGGTAATTTGCATTATGCTACCCGGTATACTGTATGTCAGCGCTGTATTGCCGGAGAGATAGATGACTATATGGGCACTGCTGATTTTACAGTAGCTCGTAATGGGTTTATTCTCTCTCAAGAAGAGCGGAGACAACGTTTCATCATTAAAAATCTGATGTATTATATGGGGCTTGATAAAGCCGAATATGAGCGCCGTTTTGGCGAATCATCGGATGATATTCCATTATTCCGGCAATTGGCAGAACGGCAATGGATAGAAAATACAGATAGCCGCATTTGTCTTACTTCCGAAGGAATGGCATATTCTGATTATATTGGTCAGTTATTCATTACTCCTGAAATAAGAGGGCTGATGGAAACTTATTCTTATTGA
- a CDS encoding STM4013/SEN3800 family hydrolase, with protein sequence MQIDELPAGEQTHHPDLDMNQVVGTHDILMLCFDTLRYDVSKEEEVAGRTPVLNSHGGEWEKRHAPGNFTYPSHFAIFAGFLPSPAEPHSLRSRKWLFFPVQAGTGRIPPKGSYPFTEATFVQSLANTGYETICIGGVNFFSKRNELGRVFPGYFTKSYWLPAFGCTAPDSTEKQIDFALKKLENYPEDKRIFMYINFSAIHYPNCHYVEGKMKDDKESHAAALQYIDSQLPRLFQAFQKRGNTLVIALSDHGTCYGEDGYEYHCISHETVYTVPYKHFILTKK encoded by the coding sequence ATGCAAATAGATGAACTGCCGGCTGGCGAACAGACCCATCATCCGGATCTGGATATGAATCAGGTAGTGGGTACTCATGATATATTGATGCTTTGCTTTGACACCTTGCGTTATGATGTCAGCAAAGAGGAAGAAGTGGCCGGAAGAACGCCTGTATTGAACAGTCATGGAGGAGAATGGGAGAAAAGACATGCTCCGGGAAATTTTACTTACCCGTCTCATTTTGCCATCTTTGCAGGATTTCTGCCTTCTCCGGCAGAACCTCATTCATTGCGTAGCCGTAAATGGTTGTTTTTCCCCGTGCAGGCGGGTACAGGACGTATTCCGCCTAAAGGAAGTTATCCATTTACAGAAGCAACGTTTGTGCAGAGTCTTGCCAATACAGGCTATGAAACGATTTGTATAGGTGGTGTGAATTTCTTTAGCAAACGTAATGAGTTGGGGCGTGTATTCCCCGGTTACTTTACTAAAAGTTATTGGCTGCCTGCTTTTGGATGCACAGCACCCGATAGTACTGAAAAACAGATTGATTTTGCATTGAAAAAACTAGAAAATTATCCGGAGGACAAGCGGATCTTTATGTATATCAATTTTTCTGCTATTCATTATCCGAACTGTCATTATGTGGAGGGTAAAATGAAAGATGATAAAGAATCACATGCGGCTGCCCTGCAATATATTGACAGTCAGTTACCTCGTTTGTTTCAGGCTTTTCAGAAGCGGGGCAATACGTTGGTGATTGCCCTTTCCGACCATGGCACTTGCTATGGTGAAGATGGGTATGAATATCATTGCATATCTCATGAAACGGTTTATACAGTCCCTTACAAACACTTTATTTTAACGAAAAAATGA
- a CDS encoding STM4014 family protein: MQIIVVSNSLSKRIEYFVEAGKHLQTEVCFMTYEELFGCLPLLRQAVIKLEPCVSDETDFLKYALLNQAYKETLQRLNKMSLPDDVRFLNTPDALLRALDKKETKEVLMDKGLKVTPMLSSPHSFDELRQLLADCGRGCFLKPRYGSGAGGIMAIRYQPNRNKWVGYTTLRQVDGVIYNTKRINRLSVEKEIVPLAEAVIQTEAILEEWIPKEQLQGENYDLRVVCRESEIDYIVVRCSKGSITNLHLNNKAHLWNELSLSEEVRQQIYFQCQEAAQSLDLCYAGVDILIERGTDIPYIIEVNGQGDHVYQDMFAHNSIYIQQIKNIKKKYNHANR, from the coding sequence ATGCAGATAATCGTTGTCAGCAACTCTTTATCCAAACGTATAGAATACTTTGTTGAAGCAGGTAAGCACTTGCAGACAGAAGTTTGTTTTATGACTTATGAGGAACTTTTTGGCTGCTTGCCGCTATTGCGGCAGGCAGTTATCAAACTGGAACCCTGTGTAAGCGATGAAACTGATTTCCTGAAATATGCGCTGTTGAATCAGGCATATAAGGAGACATTGCAACGTTTGAACAAGATGAGCCTGCCTGATGATGTTCGCTTTTTAAATACTCCTGATGCTTTGTTGCGTGCTCTTGATAAAAAGGAAACTAAAGAGGTCCTGATGGACAAAGGGCTGAAAGTGACTCCGATGTTATCATCTCCACACTCTTTCGATGAGTTACGGCAGCTTCTTGCCGATTGTGGGAGAGGATGCTTTTTAAAACCACGTTATGGTTCGGGTGCGGGAGGCATTATGGCGATTCGTTATCAGCCTAACCGGAATAAGTGGGTGGGCTATACTACGCTGCGGCAAGTGGACGGAGTCATTTATAATACCAAACGAATCAATCGTTTGAGCGTGGAAAAAGAGATTGTCCCGTTAGCAGAAGCTGTGATACAAACAGAAGCTATCCTGGAGGAATGGATTCCTAAAGAACAATTGCAAGGAGAAAATTACGATCTTCGGGTAGTGTGCCGGGAATCTGAAATAGATTATATCGTTGTGAGATGCAGTAAAGGAAGTATTACGAACCTGCACCTGAACAACAAGGCGCATTTGTGGAATGAATTGTCTTTATCCGAAGAAGTGCGGCAACAAATCTATTTTCAATGTCAGGAAGCTGCCCAATCCTTGGATTTGTGTTATGCGGGAGTAGATATATTGATAGAAAGAGGGACGGATATTCCTTATATAATAGAAGTCAACGGACAAGGAGACCATGTTTATCAGGATATGTTTGCCCATAATTCTATTTATATTCAACAAATAAAAAACATAAAAAAGAAATATAACCATGCAAATAGATGA
- a CDS encoding STM4015 family protein — MKRVFVFQDFKSQKFWSIEVVGTDVTVNYGKLGTAGQTQVKNFATTEEAEKAAGKLIAEKTKKGYVETAEETAREMKVEAKKYTLSYDEYENDVKLLDKILKDKHLSEYKQITIGCWDYEGEDCSALLQGLIENKDKFTQIEGLFWGDIEQEEQEISWIEQADLSPLLDSMPKLKDLKIKGTNNLRLGRTSRPELRSLEIISGGLPTEVVEDILASDFPNLEKLILYVGVEDYGFEGDIEIFRPLFSKERFPKLTYLGLVNSEEQDSIVEMFLESDILPQLETMDISAGTLKDEGAQLLLDNMDKIAHLKFINMRYNYLSKDMKKQLQNLPMKIDIAETEEADKYDGELWYYPMITE, encoded by the coding sequence ATGAAGAGAGTATTTGTTTTTCAAGATTTTAAATCACAAAAATTCTGGAGTATAGAGGTAGTCGGAACAGATGTTACTGTAAATTATGGTAAGCTGGGGACTGCCGGACAAACACAAGTGAAAAACTTCGCGACTACTGAAGAAGCTGAAAAGGCTGCCGGCAAACTGATTGCAGAGAAGACAAAGAAAGGTTATGTGGAAACTGCCGAAGAAACAGCACGTGAAATGAAAGTGGAAGCTAAGAAATATACATTGAGTTATGATGAGTATGAAAACGATGTGAAGCTTTTGGATAAGATATTGAAAGACAAACATCTCTCTGAATATAAACAAATAACGATTGGCTGTTGGGATTATGAGGGCGAGGACTGCTCGGCTCTGTTGCAAGGTCTCATTGAAAATAAGGACAAGTTTACACAGATAGAAGGTCTGTTTTGGGGGGATATTGAACAAGAAGAACAGGAAATCTCATGGATTGAACAAGCCGATCTTAGTCCGCTGCTCGATAGTATGCCTAAATTGAAGGATCTGAAAATAAAAGGAACAAACAATCTGCGTTTAGGAAGAACTTCACGTCCGGAGTTGCGGTCGTTGGAAATAATCAGTGGTGGTCTGCCTACTGAAGTGGTAGAGGACATTCTTGCTTCTGATTTTCCCAATCTGGAAAAACTGATTCTATATGTTGGTGTGGAAGATTACGGATTTGAAGGTGATATTGAGATATTCCGCCCGCTTTTCTCCAAAGAGCGTTTTCCGAAGCTGACTTATCTGGGGCTTGTTAATTCTGAAGAACAGGATAGTATTGTAGAAATGTTCCTGGAGTCGGATATTCTTCCTCAACTTGAAACCATGGATATTTCGGCTGGTACTCTTAAAGATGAAGGTGCACAGTTATTATTGGATAATATGGATAAGATCGCTCACTTGAAGTTTATCAATATGCGCTATAATTATTTGAGCAAGGACATGAAGAAACAGTTGCAGAATCTTCCTATGAAAATAGACATTGCCGAAACTGAAGAGGCGGATAAATATGATGGTGAATTGTGGTATTATCCGATGATTACAGAATAG
- a CDS encoding OmpA family protein translates to MIMRKSIILLALILGGLTAKAQSVVEGTKVTDNWSVEVNAGAITPLTHSAFFKNMRPAFGVGVSKQLTPIFGLGFQGMGYVNTTPSKTSFDASDVSLLGKVNLMNLFAGYTGEPRLFEVEAVAGMGWLHYYVNGDGDQNSWSTRLGLNFNFNLGESKAWTLGIKPAIVYDMQGTYPETKSRFNANNAGFELTAGLTYHFKTSNGTHHFAKVRVYNQAEIDGLNSSINALRSEVNNKDGEISNANQRINGLQEELEACRTKVVPVETVVKTARVPESIITFRQGKSSVDASQLPNVERVASYMKKYADAKVVIKGYASPEGSVEVNARIAAARAEAVKTILVNKYKINASRITAEGQGVGDMFTEPDWNRVSICTIED, encoded by the coding sequence ATGATTATGAGAAAATCGATTATTTTATTAGCCTTGATATTGGGTGGACTTACAGCAAAAGCCCAATCAGTTGTGGAAGGTACAAAAGTTACAGATAATTGGTCTGTAGAAGTGAATGCCGGTGCGATCACTCCCCTTACTCACAGTGCTTTCTTTAAAAATATGCGCCCCGCTTTTGGAGTGGGAGTCTCAAAACAATTAACTCCTATCTTCGGTTTGGGATTTCAGGGAATGGGATATGTTAATACCACTCCGAGTAAAACATCTTTTGATGCTTCGGATGTCAGCTTATTGGGTAAAGTCAATTTGATGAATCTATTTGCAGGTTACACTGGCGAACCTCGTTTGTTTGAGGTGGAAGCTGTTGCAGGAATGGGCTGGTTACATTATTATGTGAATGGTGACGGAGATCAGAACTCCTGGTCTACTCGTTTGGGATTGAACTTCAACTTCAACTTGGGGGAAAGTAAAGCATGGACATTGGGTATTAAGCCTGCCATTGTATATGATATGCAAGGCACTTACCCCGAAACAAAGAGCCGTTTCAATGCCAATAACGCAGGTTTCGAATTGACAGCCGGATTGACATATCACTTTAAGACAAGTAACGGAACACATCATTTTGCTAAAGTGAGAGTGTACAACCAAGCTGAAATTGACGGATTGAACTCTTCCATCAATGCGCTTCGTTCAGAGGTGAACAACAAAGATGGTGAAATCAGCAATGCAAATCAGCGGATCAACGGATTACAGGAAGAACTTGAAGCCTGCCGTACAAAGGTGGTTCCGGTAGAAACAGTAGTGAAAACTGCCCGTGTACCCGAATCTATCATTACTTTCAGACAAGGTAAATCATCGGTTGACGCTTCGCAACTTCCTAATGTGGAACGTGTAGCTTCATACATGAAGAAATATGCCGATGCAAAAGTTGTTATTAAAGGATACGCTTCTCCGGAAGGTAGTGTTGAAGTCAACGCAAGAATCGCTGCTGCTCGTGCAGAGGCTGTAAAGACTATCCTTGTTAATAAATACAAGATTAATGCATCCCGCATTACTGCTGAAGGTCAGGGCGTAGGTGACATGTTTACCGAACCGGATTGGAACCGTGTAAGTATATGTACGATTGAGGATTAA
- a CDS encoding putative quinol monooxygenase, whose product MKKLLIAFLLFAAAISASIIKPVERFATENNKVRLSRITVDSARLEEYNAYLKEEIEASMRLEPGVLVLYAVAEKERPHHVTILEIYLDEAAYKSHIATPHFQKYKKETLDMVQSLELVDTTPLIPGLKIK is encoded by the coding sequence ATGAAAAAGTTACTGATTGCTTTTCTATTGTTTGCTGCCGCTATTTCGGCCAGCATCATTAAACCGGTTGAGCGGTTTGCCACCGAAAATAATAAAGTACGGTTGTCTCGCATAACAGTCGATTCGGCACGACTGGAAGAATATAATGCTTATCTGAAGGAAGAAATCGAAGCCTCAATGCGATTAGAACCAGGTGTGCTGGTACTCTATGCCGTAGCGGAGAAAGAACGTCCCCACCATGTGACAATTCTTGAAATTTATCTTGATGAAGCAGCTTATAAAAGCCATATTGCTACGCCTCATTTTCAGAAATATAAAAAAGAAACGCTTGATATGGTGCAGTCGCTCGAACTGGTAGATACCACTCCACTCATTCCCGGGCTGAAGATTAAGTAA
- a CDS encoding helix-turn-helix domain-containing protein, with protein sequence MEENYKDEMVVIDNVNRYNEIFGLETKHPLVSIIDLTKATTWPTRAWFRYEVYALFLKNVKCGDIKYGRQYYDYQDGTIVCFGPGQITDLELIQNIQPNAHGLLFHPDLIRGTSLGQEIKNYSFFSYETNEALHLSEEERQIVMDCLQKIAIELNHAIDRHSRRLICTNIRLLLDYCMRFYERQFETRNKVNNDIIVRFEHLLNEYFEGDAPQHLGLPSVKYFADKVFLSPNYFGDMIRKQTGKTVSEYIQDKMIELAKEQLLSSDKTTSQIAYEIGFQYPQHLSRMFKRIVGMTPNKFRTQT encoded by the coding sequence ATGGAAGAGAATTATAAAGACGAAATGGTTGTAATAGATAACGTGAATCGTTATAACGAAATCTTCGGGCTTGAAACCAAACATCCGTTGGTCAGCATCATCGATCTCACCAAGGCCACCACATGGCCTACACGCGCATGGTTTCGCTATGAAGTGTATGCGCTATTCTTGAAGAATGTAAAATGCGGTGATATTAAATACGGTCGTCAATATTATGACTATCAAGACGGAACCATTGTCTGTTTTGGCCCCGGGCAAATTACTGATTTGGAATTGATCCAAAATATTCAGCCCAATGCGCACGGCCTCCTATTCCATCCCGACCTCATACGGGGCACTAGCCTCGGACAAGAGATAAAAAACTACTCATTCTTCTCTTACGAAACCAATGAAGCACTCCATCTTTCTGAAGAGGAGCGACAGATAGTAATGGATTGCCTGCAAAAAATAGCAATCGAACTAAACCATGCTATCGACAGACACAGTCGCCGCCTGATCTGTACCAATATCAGATTGCTGCTTGATTACTGTATGCGCTTTTACGAACGGCAGTTTGAAACCCGAAACAAAGTTAACAATGATATTATCGTCCGCTTCGAACATCTGCTCAATGAATATTTTGAAGGAGATGCTCCGCAACATTTAGGATTGCCATCGGTCAAATACTTTGCCGACAAAGTATTCCTTTCTCCCAACTACTTTGGCGATATGATTCGTAAGCAAACTGGTAAAACCGTCTCCGAATATATTCAGGATAAAATGATTGAACTGGCAAAAGAACAACTCTTGTCTTCGGATAAAACAACGAGTCAGATTGCCTACGAAATCGGATTCCAGTATCCACAACATCTTAGCCGAATGTTTAAACGAATTGTCGGGATGACTCCTAATAAATTCCGCACGCAAACCTGA